In the genome of Hippoglossus hippoglossus isolate fHipHip1 chromosome 12, fHipHip1.pri, whole genome shotgun sequence, one region contains:
- the LOC117771310 gene encoding cingulin-like isoform X1, which translates to MQGKTEENNMESEFDSNKQLEDEPTTPSPRPASHNPKYQLSLNNELRTNGLSSREADAPGGGRSTEENGPRMSRWEGSRLGPNYFRGSLESLASREGDTMSDRLGVVDSPPRVFNSPYTTTASMDYNPMYRMSEFKAPSGLSPATSEMNLYGFNSRSTSPVGIPSSNFPPQRTRFSAYDTLVKRRAEVNHNHNHAPQVMPGQHYSLRSNTLGAPNKKDFIEELTKQLDACQRRNQFLEAESVEMEKERNQIRFEMRGFMVNNEDLLRANAQLTNEMKRMREQMIEMERESQSIGEKYRAMEIEVRQARDMMVEANTQEYAFNFLQQSLKNKIQDSEENLEKQTLHAKTLGEKLWLAERKLEELEVVKDTKDKRTSELNSDLLRLETELNEALQVSSQASAEVNLHQKLRDDAHMRVDELEESLLEKDQELLRLQNLVGRLQGEVSGKLIDKEQNLEEEIQLRERIQLQCKQAERSVDDLHMELQGTQQARDDLAKQLKQAQEKMIDLESDLEELHDSEQRWAAKHKRAIEQTEQLQLKVIQEKDLNDQLDTEKVVMERQLRELRLEVDELQSSRVQEDVVSRAESRAKELENLLRTEERNKAVLTNTISKMERRTNELSDQMEEEHRIANEQKDLMNQRIRSLKRQLNESEEEASRKEAQYRHTQRELGEERETSGRLQRQLLDQHLQMKRKETLNIRQTLDNLRLDLSVDDEDDELPPPPPPQQQAENFTKV; encoded by the exons GAGTCTGAATTCGATTCGAACAAGCAGCTGGAGGACGAGCCCACCACGCCCAGTCCTCGGCCGGCCAGCCACAACCCCAAATATCAGCTGTCCCTCAACAACGAGCTGAGGACGAACGGGTTGAGCAGCAGGGAGGCCGACGCTCCGGGGGGCGGCAGGTCGACCGAGGAGAACGGCCCCAGGATGTCCCGGTGGGAGGGCTCCCGGCTGGGGCCCAACTACTTCCGGGGGTCCCTGGAGTCCCTCGCCTCACGGGAGGGGGACACTATGTCCGACAGG ctgGGTGTTGTTGACAGCCCCCCCCGAGTGTTCAACAGTCCGTACACCACGACCGCCTCCATGGATTACAACCCCATGTATCGCATGTCCGAGTTCAAG gctccCAGCGGCCTGTCTCCTGCCACCTCCGAGATGAACCTGTACGGCTTCAACAGTCGCAGCACCAGCCCGGTCGGGATCCCTTCATCCAACTTCCCCCCGCAACGGACTCGATTCTCCGCCTACGACACGCTGGTGAAGAGACGGGCCGAGgtcaaccacaaccacaaccacgCG cCTCAGGTGATGCCCGGCCAACACTACAGCCTCCGCTCCAACACGCTGGGAGCGCCCAACAAGAAAGACTTCATCGAGGAACTGACCAAACAGCTGGACGCCTGTCAGAGG CGTAACCAGTTCCTGGAGGCCGAGAGTGTGGAGAtggaaaaggagagaaatcaGATCAG GTTCGAGATGCGCGGCTTCATGGTGAACAACGAGGATCTGCTGCGCGCCAACGCTCAGCTGACCAatgagatgaagaggatgagggagCAGATgatagagatggagagagagagccagtcGATAGGAGAGAAGTACAGAGCGATGGAG ATCGAGGTGCGGCAGGCGCGGGACATGATGGTGGAGGCCAACACGCAGGAGTACGCCTTCAACTTCCTCCAGCAGTCGCTCAAAAACAAGATCCAGGACTCTGAG gagaacctggagaagCAGACGCTGCACGCTAAGACCCTGGGGGAGAAGCTGTGGTTGGCCGAGAGAaaactggaggagctggaggtcgTCAAGGACACGAAAGACAAGAGGACGTCTGAGCTCAACAGCGACCTCCTCAGGCTGGAGACGGAG CTGAACGAGGCCCTGCAGGTGTCGTCGCAGGCCTCAGCCGAGGTGAACCTGCACCAGAAGCTGCGTGACGACGCCCACATGCGGGTGGACGAGCTGGAGGAGTCTCTGCTGGAGAAGGACCAGGAGCTGCTGCGACTGCAGAACCTCGTCGGCCGACTGCAGGGGGAG GTTTCTGGGAAGCTGATCGATAAGGAGCaaaacctggaggaggagatccAGCTGAGGGAGCGGATCCAGCTGCAGTGCAAACAGGCGGAGAGGTCGGTGGACGACCTCCACATGGAGCTGCAGGGGACCCAGCAGGCCAGAGACGACCTGGCCAAACAACTCAAACAGGCTCAG GAGAAGATGATCGACCTGGAGAGCgacctggaggagctgcatgACAGCGAGCAGAGATGGGCGGCCAAACACAAGAGGGCCATCGAGCAG acggagcagctgcagctgaaggtgaTTCAGGAGAAAGATCTGAACGACCAACTGGACACTGAGAAGGTCGTCATGGAGAGacag CTGCGTGAGCTGCGTCTGGAGGTGGACGAGCTGCAGAGCTCCAGGGTTCAGGAGGACGTCGTCTCCCGAGCGGAGAGTCGAGCCAAAGAGCTGGAGAACCTGCTGAGGACCGAGGAGAG GAACAAAGCTGTTCTCACAAACACCATCAGTAAAATGGAGCGAAGAACCAACGAGCTGAGTGATCAGATGGAGGAGGAGCACAGGATAGCTAATGAGCAGAAAGAcctg ATGAACCAGAGGATCCGTTCCCTGAAGCGTCAGCTGAACGagtcggaggaggaggcgagcaGGAAGGAGGCGCAGTACCGCCACACCCAGAGAGAGCTGGGCGAGGAGAGGGAGACGAGCGGCCGGCTGCAGAGGCAGCTGCTCGACCAGCACCTGCAGATGAA acGTAAAGAGACTCTGAACATCCGTCAGACTCTGGACAACCTGAGGTTGGACCTGAGCGTGGACGACGAAGACGACgagctgccgccgccgccgccgccgcagcagcaAGCAGAAAACTTCACCAAAGTCTGA
- the LOC117771310 gene encoding cingulin-like isoform X2, translating to MGSESEFDSNKQLEDEPTTPSPRPASHNPKYQLSLNNELRTNGLSSREADAPGGGRSTEENGPRMSRWEGSRLGPNYFRGSLESLASREGDTMSDRLGVVDSPPRVFNSPYTTTASMDYNPMYRMSEFKAPSGLSPATSEMNLYGFNSRSTSPVGIPSSNFPPQRTRFSAYDTLVKRRAEVNHNHNHAPQVMPGQHYSLRSNTLGAPNKKDFIEELTKQLDACQRRNQFLEAESVEMEKERNQIRFEMRGFMVNNEDLLRANAQLTNEMKRMREQMIEMERESQSIGEKYRAMEIEVRQARDMMVEANTQEYAFNFLQQSLKNKIQDSEENLEKQTLHAKTLGEKLWLAERKLEELEVVKDTKDKRTSELNSDLLRLETELNEALQVSSQASAEVNLHQKLRDDAHMRVDELEESLLEKDQELLRLQNLVGRLQGEVSGKLIDKEQNLEEEIQLRERIQLQCKQAERSVDDLHMELQGTQQARDDLAKQLKQAQEKMIDLESDLEELHDSEQRWAAKHKRAIEQTEQLQLKVIQEKDLNDQLDTEKVVMERQLRELRLEVDELQSSRVQEDVVSRAESRAKELENLLRTEERNKAVLTNTISKMERRTNELSDQMEEEHRIANEQKDLMNQRIRSLKRQLNESEEEASRKEAQYRHTQRELGEERETSGRLQRQLLDQHLQMKRKETLNIRQTLDNLRLDLSVDDEDDELPPPPPPQQQAENFTKV from the exons ATGGGATCG GAGTCTGAATTCGATTCGAACAAGCAGCTGGAGGACGAGCCCACCACGCCCAGTCCTCGGCCGGCCAGCCACAACCCCAAATATCAGCTGTCCCTCAACAACGAGCTGAGGACGAACGGGTTGAGCAGCAGGGAGGCCGACGCTCCGGGGGGCGGCAGGTCGACCGAGGAGAACGGCCCCAGGATGTCCCGGTGGGAGGGCTCCCGGCTGGGGCCCAACTACTTCCGGGGGTCCCTGGAGTCCCTCGCCTCACGGGAGGGGGACACTATGTCCGACAGG ctgGGTGTTGTTGACAGCCCCCCCCGAGTGTTCAACAGTCCGTACACCACGACCGCCTCCATGGATTACAACCCCATGTATCGCATGTCCGAGTTCAAG gctccCAGCGGCCTGTCTCCTGCCACCTCCGAGATGAACCTGTACGGCTTCAACAGTCGCAGCACCAGCCCGGTCGGGATCCCTTCATCCAACTTCCCCCCGCAACGGACTCGATTCTCCGCCTACGACACGCTGGTGAAGAGACGGGCCGAGgtcaaccacaaccacaaccacgCG cCTCAGGTGATGCCCGGCCAACACTACAGCCTCCGCTCCAACACGCTGGGAGCGCCCAACAAGAAAGACTTCATCGAGGAACTGACCAAACAGCTGGACGCCTGTCAGAGG CGTAACCAGTTCCTGGAGGCCGAGAGTGTGGAGAtggaaaaggagagaaatcaGATCAG GTTCGAGATGCGCGGCTTCATGGTGAACAACGAGGATCTGCTGCGCGCCAACGCTCAGCTGACCAatgagatgaagaggatgagggagCAGATgatagagatggagagagagagccagtcGATAGGAGAGAAGTACAGAGCGATGGAG ATCGAGGTGCGGCAGGCGCGGGACATGATGGTGGAGGCCAACACGCAGGAGTACGCCTTCAACTTCCTCCAGCAGTCGCTCAAAAACAAGATCCAGGACTCTGAG gagaacctggagaagCAGACGCTGCACGCTAAGACCCTGGGGGAGAAGCTGTGGTTGGCCGAGAGAaaactggaggagctggaggtcgTCAAGGACACGAAAGACAAGAGGACGTCTGAGCTCAACAGCGACCTCCTCAGGCTGGAGACGGAG CTGAACGAGGCCCTGCAGGTGTCGTCGCAGGCCTCAGCCGAGGTGAACCTGCACCAGAAGCTGCGTGACGACGCCCACATGCGGGTGGACGAGCTGGAGGAGTCTCTGCTGGAGAAGGACCAGGAGCTGCTGCGACTGCAGAACCTCGTCGGCCGACTGCAGGGGGAG GTTTCTGGGAAGCTGATCGATAAGGAGCaaaacctggaggaggagatccAGCTGAGGGAGCGGATCCAGCTGCAGTGCAAACAGGCGGAGAGGTCGGTGGACGACCTCCACATGGAGCTGCAGGGGACCCAGCAGGCCAGAGACGACCTGGCCAAACAACTCAAACAGGCTCAG GAGAAGATGATCGACCTGGAGAGCgacctggaggagctgcatgACAGCGAGCAGAGATGGGCGGCCAAACACAAGAGGGCCATCGAGCAG acggagcagctgcagctgaaggtgaTTCAGGAGAAAGATCTGAACGACCAACTGGACACTGAGAAGGTCGTCATGGAGAGacag CTGCGTGAGCTGCGTCTGGAGGTGGACGAGCTGCAGAGCTCCAGGGTTCAGGAGGACGTCGTCTCCCGAGCGGAGAGTCGAGCCAAAGAGCTGGAGAACCTGCTGAGGACCGAGGAGAG GAACAAAGCTGTTCTCACAAACACCATCAGTAAAATGGAGCGAAGAACCAACGAGCTGAGTGATCAGATGGAGGAGGAGCACAGGATAGCTAATGAGCAGAAAGAcctg ATGAACCAGAGGATCCGTTCCCTGAAGCGTCAGCTGAACGagtcggaggaggaggcgagcaGGAAGGAGGCGCAGTACCGCCACACCCAGAGAGAGCTGGGCGAGGAGAGGGAGACGAGCGGCCGGCTGCAGAGGCAGCTGCTCGACCAGCACCTGCAGATGAA acGTAAAGAGACTCTGAACATCCGTCAGACTCTGGACAACCTGAGGTTGGACCTGAGCGTGGACGACGAAGACGACgagctgccgccgccgccgccgccgcagcagcaAGCAGAAAACTTCACCAAAGTCTGA